The following coding sequences lie in one Clarias gariepinus isolate MV-2021 ecotype Netherlands chromosome 27, CGAR_prim_01v2, whole genome shotgun sequence genomic window:
- the spint1b gene encoding kunitz-type protease inhibitor 1b translates to MAVSLRSCVLVLVLALVLLIHGSVQSCLKEFREGQAGFVLNTEESVSAGATYLSYSNLSHPTDPPQDQCLSACCRTPRCNLALIHTGPEEEEDTLTHTLTHTHCFLFDCLYRNQFVCSFTRTPNYSNHIREEVYQTHLRGPGGKTGNEDKPPIADAGADVVTRAGEEVMLNGIESWDDKNITKYEWTLISGNQSVRMEKTNFVDQRRLSHLYPGVYRFRLLVTDSAGQSDTASVTVLVLTQEQAEEHCLTPVKVGPCRGSFPRWHYNAASGVCEHFPFGGCKPNSNNYLRQEDCTAACNGTTVVHGARKIKPEVCNSSCEDDQFKCSSGCCIDSSEVCDGEPHCGDGSDEEDCQRMKRTLAQLLEIKVDEEKARCVDPPVTGPCRASLPRWFYDPLKQKCFRFTYGGCSGNRNNFEKKDECMEICEGVTEGDVFVRGLFERSEEAMDKHTGSAAVGAIIAVLILAVIGLLGCYCVRNRKRKSESQRAAAAPASVPLTGEEH, encoded by the exons ATGGCGGTGTCTCTGCGCTCCTGTGTGCTCGTGCTCGTGCTGGCGCTCGTGCTGCTGATCCACGGCTCGGTTCAGAGCTGTTTGAAGGAGTTCCGGGAGGGCCAGGCCGGGTTCGTCCTCAACACGGAGGAGAGTGTGTCCGCGGGCGCCACCTACCTGTCTTACAGCAACCTGTCTCACCCCACTGACCCGCCCCAGGACCAGTGTCTGAGCGCGTGCTGCAGGACCCCCCGCTGTAACCTGGCGCTGATACACACCGGaccggaggaggaggaggacacactcacacacacactcacacacacacactgcttcctGTTCGACTGTCTCTACCGGAACCAGTTCGTCTGCAGCTTCACCAGGACACCCAACTACAGCAACCACATCCGGGAAGAGGTGTACCAGACACACCTGAGGGGCCCGGGGGGCAAGAccg GTAACGAGGATAAACCTCCGATAGCAGACGCTGGAGCCGACGTCGTGACCAGAGCCGGAGAAGAAGTCATGCTGAACGGCATCGAGAGCTGGGACGACAAAAATATCACCAAATACGAGTGGACTCTTATCAGCGGAAATCAGTCAGTTAGAATGGAG AAAACAAACTTTGTAGATCAGCGTCGGCTCTCACACCTTTATCCTGGAGTGTATCGGTTTCGACTCCTTGTCACTGATTCGGCTGGACAGTCAGACACGGCGTCTGTCACGGTGCTCGTCCTCACGCAGGAACAAGCCGAGG AGCACTGTCTGACCCCGGTGAAGGTGGGCCCGTGCCGTGGCTCTTTTCCCCGCTGGCACTATAACGCCgcctcaggtgtgtgtgagcacttCCCGTTTGGAGGATGTAAACCAAACAGTAACAACTACCTGAGGCAGGAGGACTGTACCGCAGCCTGTAACGGCACCACAG TGGTTCACGGAGCGAGAAAAATTAAACCAGAag tgtgtaacTCTTCATGTGAGGATGATCAGTTTAAGTGTTCCAGCGGTTGTTGTATAGACAGCAGTGAGGTGTGTGATGGAGAGCCGCACTGCGGAGACGGATCAGACGAAGAAGACTGTCAGCGCA tgaagAGGACTTTGGCTCAGTTATTGGAGATCAAGGTGGATGAAGAGAAAG cacgGTGTGTGGATCCTCCTGTCACTGGGCCGTGCAGAGCGAGCCTGCCGCGGTGGTTTTACGATCCgttaaagcagaaatgttttcgCTTCACGTACGGAGGCTGCAGCGGGAACAGGAACAACTTTGAGAAGAAAGACGAGTGCATGGAGATCTGTGAAGGAGTGACGG AAGGTGATGTGTTTGTGAGAGGGCTGTTTGAGCGGTCTGAGGAAGCCATGGACAAACACACAG gttcCGCTGCAGTGGGAGCCATCATTGCGGTTCTGATCTTGGCTGTGATTGGTCTGCTCGGTTGCTACTGCGTGAGGAACAGGAAGAGGAAGTCTGAGTCTCAGAGAGCTGCAGCTGCACCCGCGTCTGTACCACTGACTGGAGAGGAAcactga